The following are encoded in a window of Kitasatospora fiedleri genomic DNA:
- a CDS encoding ATP-grasp domain-containing protein — protein MTPPRPPRPAPASRPLRIALVAREPGHPLLAGALQLLQREGHLAVGRDEPADVVLLKARDPHALRRAERYERAGTPVLNSAAVTARCQDRAWMERTARAAGLPFAATLGGGVLAELAWPGPVVVKSRHSRKEDLVARADTPAQWRALAERWPGEPVLLQRPVSGDGWDRKLWVVGGQVFAEQRRSELEPGGPERRPWTPDPDERAIALAAGRRSGSRCTASTCCRARTARSPSTSTPSPVSATRPAPPRRSPRSCCAPPDAEPTAVPDAEPPAPPGAPPVPPRPVVLRRPMPVPPKPLPGTPVPVVTCRFPARGAPTASAPRRSTRPGRLRESVRGGATDEGGTRCARRNRGRGCRS, from the coding sequence GTGACGCCGCCCCGGCCGCCCCGGCCGGCCCCGGCGTCCCGACCGCTGCGGATCGCCCTGGTCGCCCGCGAACCAGGCCACCCGCTGCTCGCCGGGGCCCTTCAACTGCTCCAGCGGGAAGGGCACTTGGCGGTCGGCCGGGACGAACCGGCGGACGTGGTGCTGCTCAAGGCGCGCGACCCGCACGCGCTGCGGCGGGCCGAGCGGTACGAGCGGGCGGGCACGCCCGTGCTCAACTCGGCCGCCGTCACCGCCCGTTGCCAGGACCGCGCCTGGATGGAGCGCACCGCCCGGGCCGCCGGACTGCCGTTCGCCGCCACCCTCGGCGGCGGCGTCCTCGCCGAACTCGCCTGGCCCGGGCCGGTGGTGGTGAAGAGCCGGCACAGCCGCAAGGAGGACCTGGTGGCCCGGGCCGACACCCCCGCGCAGTGGCGCGCGCTCGCCGAGCGCTGGCCGGGGGAGCCGGTGCTGCTCCAGCGGCCGGTGTCCGGCGACGGCTGGGACCGCAAGCTGTGGGTGGTCGGCGGGCAGGTCTTCGCCGAGCAGCGCCGCTCCGAGCTGGAGCCCGGCGGGCCGGAGCGCCGCCCCTGGACGCCCGACCCGGACGAGCGGGCCATCGCCCTGGCCGCCGGGAGGCGTTCGGGCTCCAGGTGTACGGCGTCGACCTGCTGCCGGGCCCGGACGGCCCGGTCGCCGTCGACGTCAACGCCTTCCCCGGTGTCCGCCACCAGGCCGGCGCCCCCGAGGCGCTCGCCGCGCTCGTGCTGCGCACCGCCGGACGCTGAGCCCACCGCAGTGCCGGACGCTGAGCCGCCCGCACCACCGGGCGCGCCGCCCGTCCCGCCGAGACCAGTGGTCCTGCGGAGACCGATGCCCGTCCCGCCGAAACCGTTGCCCGGTACGCCCGTTCCGGTCGTGACCTGCCGGTTCCCGGCGCGCGGAGCGCCTACCGCATCCGCACCCCGTCGGTCCACCCGCCCCGGGCGTCTGCGAGAATCGGTGCGCGGCGGAGCCACGGACGAGGGAGGAACGCGGTGCGCGAGGAGGAACCGCGGTCGCGGATGCCGCAGCTGA
- a CDS encoding ATP-grasp domain-containing protein yields the protein MRFCFLVEEHYRNDGMPLAVVEHLRATGHRVDVLRPGADLLDLAELVRAGEHDAWVLKTVSGGPGLGLLESAAAAGLTTVNDARAIRPVRDKAQAAVVAALHGLPMPRTWAAADPAAFAAIDARRYPLVVKPADGSSGRAVHLVERPEQLAELAAPADGGLLIAQPYVRNDGCDLKVYCAGGELFATRRTSPLHPNRPAVERPVPLPREVAALAAQVGEVFGLDLYGLDVLIGPDGPVVVDINDFPSLRQVPDAVERVADAVVRLARTGSSWPTPGAGPLLTDAGVPEARAAR from the coding sequence ATGAGGTTCTGCTTCCTGGTCGAGGAGCACTACCGCAACGACGGGATGCCGCTGGCCGTGGTCGAGCACCTGCGGGCCACCGGCCACCGGGTGGACGTGCTGCGCCCGGGCGCCGACCTGCTCGACCTCGCCGAACTGGTGCGCGCGGGCGAGCACGACGCGTGGGTGCTCAAGACCGTCTCCGGCGGCCCGGGTCTGGGGCTGCTGGAGTCCGCCGCCGCGGCCGGTCTGACCACCGTCAACGACGCCCGGGCGATCCGCCCGGTCCGCGACAAGGCGCAGGCCGCCGTGGTCGCCGCGCTGCACGGCCTGCCGATGCCGCGGACCTGGGCCGCCGCCGACCCGGCCGCGTTCGCCGCGATCGACGCCCGCCGCTACCCGCTGGTCGTCAAGCCCGCCGACGGCTCCTCGGGGCGCGCCGTCCACCTGGTCGAACGGCCCGAGCAGCTGGCCGAGTTGGCCGCGCCCGCGGACGGCGGACTGCTGATCGCCCAGCCGTACGTCCGCAACGACGGCTGCGACCTGAAGGTGTACTGCGCGGGCGGCGAACTGTTCGCCACCCGGCGCACCTCGCCGCTGCACCCGAACCGCCCCGCCGTGGAGCGGCCCGTCCCGCTGCCGCGCGAGGTCGCCGCGCTCGCCGCGCAGGTCGGCGAGGTGTTCGGCCTCGACCTGTACGGGCTGGACGTGCTGATCGGCCCGGACGGCCCGGTGGTCGTCGACATCAACGACTTCCCGAGCCTCCGCCAAGTCCCGGACGCCGTCGAGCGGGTGGCCGACGCCGTGGTCCGGCTGGCCCGCACCGGCTCCTCCTGGCCCACCCCCGGCGCGGGCCCGCTGCTCACCGACGCCGGGGTCCCCGAGGCCCGGGCCGCCCGGTGA
- a CDS encoding AAA family ATPase: protein MSPQLRPHARHDLTGRPAPARLAYPADDVLVVSGLPGSGKSTLMRRCARARVIDSQHTRARFARALPGVPYALYRPLVRLAHYLRLRAAIRAGGPLVVHDCGTLPWVRRALARTTARQGRRLHLLLLDASPAQAADGQRRRGRRVSRYAFARHRRAAAALRALVTADGPLPPGVASAVLLPRASAARLTTIEFTPAPASTPARNTSSRHPAPPRPRPWPSRPAAEDA, encoded by the coding sequence GTGTCCCCGCAGCTGCGCCCGCACGCCCGGCACGACCTGACCGGTCGTCCCGCCCCGGCCCGACTGGCCTACCCGGCGGACGACGTCCTGGTGGTCTCCGGGCTGCCCGGCAGCGGCAAGAGCACCCTGATGCGGCGCTGCGCCCGCGCCCGGGTGATCGACTCCCAGCACACCCGGGCCCGGTTCGCCCGCGCCCTGCCCGGCGTCCCGTACGCGCTCTACCGGCCGCTGGTCCGGCTCGCCCACTACCTGCGGCTGCGCGCGGCGATACGGGCCGGCGGTCCGCTGGTCGTCCACGACTGCGGCACCCTGCCCTGGGTGCGCCGCGCCCTGGCCCGGACCACCGCCCGGCAGGGCCGCCGCCTGCACCTGCTGCTGCTCGACGCCAGCCCCGCGCAGGCCGCCGACGGACAGCGCCGCCGCGGCCGCCGGGTCTCCCGCTACGCCTTCGCCCGCCACCGCCGCGCCGCCGCCGCACTGCGCGCCCTGGTCACCGCCGACGGCCCGCTGCCCCCCGGCGTGGCCTCCGCCGTCCTGCTGCCCCGCGCATCCGCCGCCCGCCTCACCACGATCGAGTTCACCCCGGCCCCGGCCTCGACCCCGGCCCGCAACACCTCCTCCCGGCACCCCGCACCGCCCCGACCGCGCCCATGGCCGTCCCGGCCGGCGGCTGAGGACGCCTGA
- a CDS encoding ATP-binding protein: MVEVVNGPGGDGAAAVSGGQGLTGLRERARLLGGMVHSGPLPDGGFRLAGMLPYTAEGARAAVPEDEELALPAVESAEPEKRRRSPAVGCALGALAVLGVVAAVAVLGAVMFVSSMRDATVPARLYDSIEVGQGEQSVNERLPVGSEFLTHDFRKIGPPVPAGAHCRWFDGDRESGLDGDQDVVRFCFEDGLLVEKQHFHGKV; this comes from the coding sequence GTGGTGGAGGTGGTCAACGGCCCCGGCGGGGACGGCGCCGCGGCGGTCTCCGGCGGGCAGGGCCTGACCGGGCTGCGCGAACGGGCCCGGCTGCTGGGCGGGATGGTACACAGCGGGCCGCTGCCGGACGGCGGCTTCCGGCTGGCCGGGATGCTGCCCTACACCGCGGAGGGGGCCCGCGCCGCCGTCCCCGAGGACGAGGAACTCGCCCTGCCGGCCGTCGAGTCGGCCGAACCGGAGAAGCGCCGCCGGAGCCCCGCGGTGGGCTGCGCGCTCGGCGCGCTCGCGGTGCTCGGGGTGGTGGCCGCGGTCGCCGTGCTCGGCGCGGTCATGTTCGTCAGCTCGATGCGGGACGCCACCGTCCCGGCCCGGCTGTACGACAGCATCGAGGTCGGCCAGGGCGAGCAGTCCGTCAACGAACGGCTGCCGGTCGGCAGCGAGTTCCTCACCCACGACTTCCGGAAGATCGGCCCGCCGGTGCCGGCGGGCGCGCACTGCCGCTGGTTCGACGGCGACCGGGAGAGCGGACTGGACGGCGACCAGGACGTGGTCCGGTTCTGCTTCGAGGACGGCCTGCTGGTGGAGAAGCAGCACTTCCATGGCAAGGTGTGA
- a CDS encoding DUF7134 domain-containing protein → MTEAAAGPGTAHPGPRRETARRVGTALRRRIDQLQLPSPVRESLPTALLLSLLLIHVAATHAPRELPVAAALTTALVLPLRWRRRAPRSVFAAVAAAAGVQWLVGVQLPADAALLVALYAVAAHAGRPDRARPDTAGPDTAVRHDTAVRPDTAVRRDTTVRRDTTARRDTLLACAVLTGGALLACLRWTTGGAFQAPSSPWPRRWSPPPPWAPTRGPAAPTSRSWRNGPRAWSSSRTSRPGWPSPRSGPGSPGRCTTSSPTTCPSWSRSPTPPSTPGTTRPTRPPPRCSGPPRPAGRP, encoded by the coding sequence ATGACCGAGGCCGCCGCAGGGCCCGGCACGGCCCACCCCGGCCCCCGCCGGGAGACCGCACGGCGGGTGGGGACGGCCCTGCGCCGCCGGATCGATCAGCTCCAACTCCCCTCCCCCGTAAGGGAGTCGCTGCCGACGGCACTGCTCCTTTCCCTGCTGCTGATCCACGTCGCCGCCACCCACGCGCCGCGCGAACTCCCGGTGGCCGCCGCCCTCACCACCGCGCTCGTACTGCCGCTGCGGTGGCGGCGCCGGGCCCCGCGCTCGGTGTTCGCTGCGGTGGCCGCCGCGGCCGGCGTCCAGTGGCTGGTCGGCGTCCAACTACCGGCGGACGCGGCCCTGTTGGTGGCCCTGTACGCGGTGGCCGCGCACGCCGGACGGCCCGACCGGGCGCGACCCGACACGGCGGGGCCCGACACGGCGGTACGGCACGACACCGCGGTACGACCCGACACGGCGGTACGACGCGACACGACGGTACGACGCGACACGACGGCGCGGCGCGACACGCTGCTCGCCTGCGCCGTCCTGACCGGCGGGGCCCTGCTGGCCTGCCTGCGCTGGACGACCGGAGGCGCGTTCCAGGCCCCTTCCTCGCCCTGGCCGCGACGGTGGTCGCCGCCGCCACCCTGGGCACCAACGCGCGGACCGGCCGCGCCTACCTCGCGGTCCTGGCGGAACGGGCCGCGCGCCTGGAGCAGCAGCAGGACCAGCAGGCCCGGCTGGCCGTCGCCGAGGAGCGGACCCGGATCGCCCGGGAGGTGCACGACATCGTCACCCACAACCTGTCCGTCATGGTCGCGCTCACCGACGCCGCCGTCCACGCCCGGCACCACTCGCCCGACAAGGCCACCGCCGCGATGCTCCGGGCCGCCGAGACCGGCCGGCAGGCCCTGA
- a CDS encoding response regulator yields the protein MTIRVLIADDEALLRLAFGTILEAQPDLTPVGEAADGAEAVRLTRELRPDVVLMDVRMPGTDGIEATRQITRLRPRSKVLILTTFDLDAYAFAGLGAGASGFLLKNTRPEELLTAIRNVAAGDAVLSPRITRRLLEDFRPYLPDGAGTDRDERLARLSAREREVLVQVGRGLSNAEIAAALHLAEATVKSHLGRVLHKLDLRDRVQAVVFAYDCHLVRPT from the coding sequence ATGACGATCCGGGTCCTGATCGCCGACGACGAAGCCCTGCTCCGGCTGGCCTTCGGCACCATCCTGGAGGCCCAGCCCGACCTGACCCCGGTCGGCGAGGCCGCGGACGGCGCCGAGGCCGTGCGCCTCACCCGGGAACTGCGCCCCGACGTCGTCCTGATGGACGTCCGGATGCCCGGCACCGACGGGATCGAGGCGACCCGGCAGATCACCCGGCTCCGCCCGCGCAGCAAGGTGCTGATCCTCACCACCTTCGACCTGGACGCGTACGCCTTCGCCGGGCTCGGCGCCGGCGCCTCGGGCTTCCTGCTCAAGAACACCAGGCCCGAGGAACTGCTCACCGCGATCCGCAACGTGGCCGCGGGCGACGCCGTCCTCTCCCCCCGGATCACCCGCCGCCTGCTGGAGGACTTCCGCCCGTACCTCCCCGACGGCGCGGGCACCGACCGCGACGAACGGCTCGCCCGCCTCAGCGCCCGCGAACGCGAGGTGCTCGTCCAGGTGGGCCGCGGCCTGTCCAACGCCGAGATCGCCGCCGCCCTCCACCTCGCGGAAGCCACCGTGAAGTCCCACCTGGGCCGCGTCCTGCACAAACTCGACCTCCGCGACCGCGTCCAGGCCGTGGTCTTCGCCTACGACTGCCACCTCGTCCGCCCGACCTGA
- a CDS encoding SpoIIE family protein phosphatase, with the protein MVDASAAAATTAAVERLRDGVFALDPDGRIGYVNHSAELLLHAPRAELLGRRPWDALAWLADPAYEDRYRSAMLAQQPTAFLARRPPGHWLAFSLYPDAHGLTGRIVPAAPTEDTPLPEAPPAVPASLGGVYHLLQLASALTEAVTVREVADAVAEQILPGFGGQELALYLARGGRMHLVAETGYPAGFLDPFEGTPIRARLPGTEVFTTGAPIFFESGNELSAAYPGIPRDEMAAWAFLPLIASGHPVGSLILGFDRPRVFTSEDRSVLTALGGLIAQALERARLYDAESAVARGLQQALLPHRLPAVPGLDITARYLPGTRGMEIGGDWYDVLPTPDGGVVLIIGDVEGHSVKAAALMGQLRSAVRAFASGDDPVETVARRTNHLLVDLDAGLLASCCLLRLDPATRTLRAVRAGHPPPLLRAPDGRTTVLDLDGGPLLGIDDGLDFPATEIRLPPGATLVLYTDGLVESAAAPLAEGIDRLRTALAHAPTSPSNHSPTSSSARPATTATGRTTPRY; encoded by the coding sequence GTGGTCGACGCGAGCGCCGCCGCGGCCACCACCGCCGCCGTGGAACGCCTGCGCGACGGCGTCTTCGCCCTCGACCCGGACGGCCGGATCGGCTACGTCAACCACAGCGCCGAGCTGCTGCTGCACGCCCCCCGCGCCGAACTGCTCGGCCGGCGCCCCTGGGACGCGCTGGCCTGGCTCGCCGACCCCGCCTACGAGGACCGCTACCGCTCCGCGATGCTCGCCCAGCAGCCCACCGCGTTCCTCGCCCGCCGCCCGCCCGGCCACTGGCTGGCCTTCTCGCTCTACCCCGACGCGCACGGCCTCACCGGCCGGATCGTGCCCGCCGCCCCCACCGAGGACACCCCGCTCCCCGAGGCCCCGCCCGCCGTCCCGGCCTCCCTCGGCGGCGTCTACCACCTGCTGCAACTCGCCTCCGCGCTCACCGAGGCGGTCACCGTCCGCGAGGTCGCCGACGCCGTCGCCGAGCAGATCCTGCCCGGCTTCGGCGGCCAGGAACTCGCCCTCTACCTGGCCCGCGGCGGACGGATGCACCTGGTCGCCGAGACCGGCTACCCCGCCGGCTTCCTCGACCCGTTCGAGGGCACCCCGATCCGGGCCCGGCTGCCCGGCACCGAGGTGTTCACCACCGGCGCGCCGATCTTCTTCGAGTCCGGGAACGAGCTCTCCGCCGCCTACCCCGGCATCCCGCGCGACGAGATGGCCGCCTGGGCCTTCCTCCCGCTGATCGCCTCCGGCCACCCCGTCGGCAGCCTCATCCTCGGCTTCGACCGCCCCCGGGTGTTCACCTCCGAGGACCGTTCCGTCCTCACCGCCCTCGGCGGCCTGATCGCCCAGGCCCTCGAACGCGCCCGCCTCTACGACGCCGAGTCCGCCGTCGCCCGCGGCCTCCAACAGGCACTGCTGCCGCACCGGCTGCCCGCCGTCCCCGGCCTCGACATCACCGCCCGCTACCTGCCCGGCACCCGCGGCATGGAGATCGGCGGCGACTGGTACGACGTCCTGCCCACCCCCGACGGCGGCGTCGTCCTGATCATCGGCGACGTCGAGGGGCACAGCGTCAAGGCCGCCGCGCTCATGGGCCAACTCCGCAGCGCGGTAAGGGCGTTCGCCAGCGGGGACGACCCCGTCGAGACGGTCGCCCGCCGCACCAACCACCTGCTCGTCGACCTCGACGCCGGACTGCTCGCCTCCTGCTGCCTGCTGCGCCTGGACCCCGCCACCCGCACCCTGCGCGCCGTCCGGGCCGGCCACCCCCCGCCGCTGCTGCGCGCACCCGACGGCCGCACCACCGTCCTCGACCTGGACGGCGGGCCGCTGCTGGGCATCGACGACGGCCTCGACTTCCCCGCCACCGAGATCCGGCTGCCGCCGGGGGCCACCCTCGTCCTCTACACCGACGGCCTGGTCGAATCCGCCGCCGCCCCCCTCGCCGAGGGCATCGACCGCCTCCGCACCGCCCTCGCCCACGCCCCCACCTCCCCCTCGAACCACTCGCCGACCTCCTCCTCGGCCAGGCCCGCCACGACGGCCACCGGGCGGACGACACCGCGGTACTGA
- a CDS encoding polysaccharide deacetylase family protein yields MPAARPQAAAGQELNARVSAAEQRAGVQQALAAARRWGLAALPLRAPAPPAVKPELADGPGVKRAPGLPPVVYRVPTTDKVVFLTVDDGAEKDPQFAAMAAELGVPMSAFLSDYLARSDYGYFRALQAHGVTLDNHTLTHPDLRRLDADALRHEICDQQDHLQQVSGTRPRLFRPPYGEYTEAALRTAASCGVTAFPLWNEEAFPDHLEWRYADQQFHPGDIVLTHFRAPSTDWKGTMPDMLRRVVDAATAQGFAIARLEDYL; encoded by the coding sequence ATGCCCGCCGCCCGGCCGCAGGCCGCCGCCGGGCAGGAACTGAACGCCCGGGTGTCCGCCGCCGAGCAGCGGGCGGGCGTGCAGCAGGCCCTCGCCGCCGCCCGCCGCTGGGGCCTGGCCGCGCTCCCGCTGCGCGCCCCCGCCCCGCCCGCCGTCAAGCCCGAGCTGGCCGACGGGCCCGGCGTCAAGCGCGCCCCGGGGCTGCCACCGGTGGTCTACCGCGTCCCGACCACCGACAAGGTGGTGTTCCTGACCGTCGACGACGGCGCCGAGAAGGACCCGCAGTTCGCGGCGATGGCCGCCGAGCTGGGCGTCCCGATGTCCGCGTTCCTCTCCGACTACCTGGCCCGCTCCGACTACGGCTACTTCCGCGCCCTCCAGGCCCACGGCGTCACGCTCGACAACCACACCCTCACCCACCCCGACCTGCGCCGCCTCGACGCCGACGCCCTCCGGCACGAGATCTGCGACCAGCAGGACCACCTCCAGCAGGTGTCCGGCACCCGCCCCCGCCTGTTCCGGCCCCCCTACGGCGAGTACACCGAGGCCGCCCTGCGCACCGCCGCCTCCTGCGGCGTCACCGCCTTCCCGCTGTGGAACGAGGAAGCCTTCCCCGACCACCTGGAGTGGCGCTACGCCGACCAGCAGTTCCACCCCGGCGACATCGTCCTCACCCACTTCCGCGCCCCCTCCACCGACTGGAAGGGCACCATGCCCGACATGCTGCGCCGAGTCGTCGACGCCGCCACCGCCCAGGGCTTCGCCATCGCCCGCCTGGAGGACTACCTCTGA
- a CDS encoding mechanosensitive ion channel family protein, translated as MRRRDAAWAGRARTQVGLLSRILQAAIALLALAGMLMTFPAVRVVGTSLLASAGLVGVVAGIAAQSALSNLFAGIQMAFGDLARIGDVVVVGGEWGTVEEITLTAVVIATWDQRRIVMPMSYFAGRPFENWSRRSDRITGTALLHLDHSTPVDLLRAEFETYLAKNPHWDGEGSALQVVDTTPTTLVVRALATAANAGDAFELRCELREHLIGFLREHHPHAPPASRSPPPPATGRTRPPRRTRRTWRTRGT; from the coding sequence GTGCGGCGCCGGGACGCCGCCTGGGCCGGGCGGGCCCGCACCCAGGTGGGCCTGCTCAGCCGCATCCTCCAGGCGGCGATCGCGCTGCTGGCGCTGGCCGGGATGCTGATGACCTTCCCGGCGGTCCGGGTGGTCGGCACCAGCCTGCTGGCGTCGGCCGGGCTGGTCGGCGTGGTCGCGGGCATCGCCGCGCAGAGCGCGCTCTCCAACCTGTTCGCGGGCATCCAGATGGCCTTCGGCGACCTGGCCCGGATCGGTGACGTGGTGGTGGTCGGCGGCGAGTGGGGCACCGTCGAGGAGATCACCCTGACCGCGGTGGTGATCGCCACCTGGGACCAGCGGCGGATCGTGATGCCGATGTCGTACTTCGCCGGCCGCCCGTTCGAGAACTGGTCGCGCCGCTCCGACCGGATCACCGGCACCGCGCTGCTGCACCTCGACCACAGCACCCCCGTCGACCTGCTGCGCGCCGAGTTCGAGACCTACCTGGCCAAGAACCCGCACTGGGACGGCGAGGGCAGCGCCCTCCAGGTCGTCGACACCACCCCGACCACCCTGGTGGTGCGCGCCCTGGCCACCGCCGCCAACGCGGGCGACGCCTTCGAACTCCGCTGCGAACTGCGCGAACACCTGATCGGCTTCCTCCGCGAACACCACCCGCACGCCCCCCCCGCGTCGCGGTCGCCCCCGCCCCCGGCGACCGGACGGACCCGACCACCGCGACGGACACGGCGCACGTGGCGGACACGGGGCACGTAG
- a CDS encoding YhjD/YihY/BrkB family envelope integrity protein — MNPFERALRAVDRTQQRRRPLAVVVGVVKKYGDDRGGLLAALITYYGFVSLIPLLLLLSTVLGFVLHGHPDAQQAVVDSALADFPIIGDQLRENVHSVQGSGLALVIGAAGLLYGALGIAQVLQHAMAEVWNVPNFQRPGYWSRLWRSLALFATLGTGLLLSTAAAALVGAALGGPAARIGGLLLAAVLNTLLFLACLWILTPKEVPVRSLWPGSFLAGPLFTLLQAFGAALVTHQLRHATAVYGFFATVIGLLSWLYLAAQVTVYAAEANTVLARRLWPRSLLQPPMTGPDEQVLGDIARQEERRPEQRVDVDFTDEPREDAPAKDTLSKDASTKDSPAKDVRPKNVRPKDEPAKDAPPEGRRGGSTAA, encoded by the coding sequence GTGAACCCGTTCGAACGCGCCCTGCGCGCCGTCGACCGCACCCAGCAGCGCCGCCGACCACTGGCCGTCGTGGTCGGGGTGGTCAAGAAGTACGGCGACGACCGGGGCGGGCTGCTGGCCGCGCTGATCACCTACTACGGCTTCGTCTCACTGATCCCGCTGCTGCTCCTGCTCTCCACCGTGCTCGGCTTCGTCCTGCACGGGCACCCGGACGCGCAGCAGGCCGTGGTCGACTCGGCGCTCGCCGACTTCCCGATCATCGGCGACCAGCTGCGGGAGAACGTGCACTCGGTGCAGGGCAGCGGGCTGGCGCTGGTGATCGGTGCGGCGGGCCTGCTCTACGGCGCGCTCGGCATCGCGCAGGTGCTGCAGCACGCGATGGCCGAGGTGTGGAACGTCCCCAACTTCCAGCGTCCCGGCTACTGGTCCCGGCTCTGGCGCAGCCTGGCGCTGTTCGCCACGCTCGGCACCGGCCTGCTGCTGAGCACGGCCGCGGCGGCCCTGGTCGGCGCCGCGCTGGGCGGACCGGCCGCCCGGATCGGCGGGCTGCTGCTCGCGGCGGTCCTCAACACCCTGCTGTTCCTGGCCTGCCTGTGGATCCTCACCCCGAAGGAGGTCCCGGTCCGCTCGCTGTGGCCGGGCAGCTTCCTCGCCGGCCCGCTCTTCACCCTGCTCCAGGCGTTCGGCGCCGCCCTGGTGACCCACCAACTGCGGCACGCCACCGCCGTCTACGGCTTCTTCGCCACCGTGATCGGCCTGCTCTCCTGGCTGTACCTGGCCGCCCAGGTCACCGTGTACGCCGCCGAGGCCAACACCGTCCTGGCCCGCCGCCTGTGGCCCCGCTCCCTGCTCCAGCCGCCGATGACCGGCCCGGACGAGCAGGTGCTGGGGGACATCGCCCGCCAGGAGGAGCGCCGCCCCGAACAGCGCGTCGACGTCGACTTCACGGACGAGCCCCGGGAGGACGCGCCCGCGAAGGACACCCTCTCGAAGGACGCCTCCACGAAGGACTCCCCCGCGAAGGACGTCCGGCCGAAGAACGTCCGGCCGAAGGACGAGCCCGCGAAGGACGCCCCGCCGGAGGGCCGTCGGGGCGGTTCGACCGCCGCCTGA
- a CDS encoding immunity 51 family protein — protein MTDRETFAPLVFVEYDHKPGSYGLLLTDDRMVEVDEVFEAAGQQNGGYGWEAVARSAVRSRAPQLEGRFRYDPEAGMFVAYGEDAAALRELGALLSGPSTTGRACAS, from the coding sequence ATGACTGATCGTGAGACCTTCGCCCCGCTGGTGTTCGTCGAGTACGACCACAAGCCCGGCTCGTACGGCCTGCTGCTGACCGACGACCGGATGGTCGAGGTGGACGAGGTGTTCGAGGCGGCGGGGCAGCAGAACGGCGGCTACGGCTGGGAGGCGGTGGCCCGCTCCGCCGTCCGCTCGCGGGCGCCGCAGTTGGAGGGCCGGTTCCGGTACGACCCGGAGGCCGGCATGTTCGTCGCCTACGGGGAGGACGCGGCGGCGCTGCGCGAGCTCGGCGCGCTGCTCTCGGGGCCTTCCACGACCGGCCGGGCCTGCGCGAGTTGA
- a CDS encoding LysM peptidoglycan-binding domain-containing protein, protein MIFRNETAATKTATTAEQGNRKRNRVRAAIVAGSAVAVLPVAGLVTATSASAADVSTWDKVAQCESTGNWSINTGNGFYGGLQFTSSTWAAFGGTAYAPQADQATKAQQIAVAEKVLASQGPGAWPVCSVQAGLTQGGAAAQVDTSSSSTSTASSSTASSNTSKSSATGDSASSSTTGTKSAKSATTDSDAASTNTNTTADSGKSSYQGHQSWKKAGHTGGGNTTGGSTYTVKSGDTLGAIAAANGTTVDALFSANAQTIGSSADVIYPGQVLTV, encoded by the coding sequence ATGATCTTCCGTAACGAGACTGCCGCCACCAAGACCGCCACCACCGCCGAGCAGGGCAACCGGAAGCGCAACCGCGTCCGGGCCGCCATCGTCGCGGGCAGTGCGGTGGCCGTCCTCCCGGTGGCCGGCCTCGTGACGGCGACCTCGGCCTCGGCCGCGGACGTGTCCACCTGGGACAAGGTCGCCCAGTGCGAGTCGACCGGCAACTGGTCGATCAACACCGGCAACGGCTTCTACGGTGGCCTGCAGTTCACCTCCTCCACCTGGGCCGCCTTCGGTGGCACCGCCTACGCCCCGCAGGCCGACCAGGCCACCAAGGCGCAGCAGATCGCGGTCGCCGAGAAGGTCCTGGCCTCGCAGGGCCCGGGCGCCTGGCCCGTCTGCTCCGTGCAGGCCGGTCTGACCCAGGGCGGCGCCGCCGCGCAGGTCGACACCTCGTCCAGCAGCACCAGCACCGCCAGCAGCAGCACCGCCAGCAGCAACACCAGCAAGTCGAGCGCCACCGGCGACTCCGCGAGCAGCAGCACCACCGGCACCAAGTCCGCGAAGTCGGCCACCACCGACTCCGACGCGGCCTCCACCAACACCAACACCACCGCCGACAGCGGCAAGTCCTCCTACCAGGGCCACCAGTCCTGGAAGAAGGCCGGCCACACCGGCGGCGGCAACACCACCGGTGGCAGCACCTACACCGTCAAGTCCGGTGACACCCTCGGCGCCATCGCGGCCGCCAACGGCACCACCGTGGACGCGCTGTTCAGCGCCAACGCCCAGACCATCGGCTCCTCCGCCGATGTCATCTACCCGGGCCAGGTCCTGACCGTCTGA